The following coding sequences lie in one Miscanthus floridulus cultivar M001 chromosome 9, ASM1932011v1, whole genome shotgun sequence genomic window:
- the LOC136480069 gene encoding uncharacterized protein: MEPLAEENEKLKEARNLSEKNIQRAQRERELAESNARDLEYQKGVLTEKLATVFEQVRSQSEQLATISGQLKSASEQLERKTEQLNSVSKKKAEQDAELGQMRQAVDQLRQEKAKEIERVDKLALELKGYRHKANAQFDMLVQEAKVQKENFDAVIAVIKPVLDCVNLEPATQDDGRQQRLDTVIQRCKAAWENFKTFNHDAITTVATYVLTVVRSHYPTIDL, encoded by the exons atggagccccttgccgaggagaacgaaaaactcaaggaggccagGAACCTCTCGGAGAAGAATATCCAGAGGGCCCAACGTGAACGAGAGCTTGCGGAGTCCAACGCGCGTgacctagaataccaaaagggggtcctGACCGAAAAGCTGGCTACTGTGTTCGAGCAGGTGCGGAgccagtccgagcagctggccaccATCTCTGGCCAACTGAAAAGTGCTTCCGAGCAGCTGGAGAGGAAAACCGAACAACTTAACAGTGTATCAAAAAAGAAAGCAG agcaagacgctgaGCTCGGCCAAATGCGCCAGGCTGTCGATCAACTTcgccaggagaaggcaaaggaaatAGAACGGGTAGACAAACTTGCTTTGGAGCTAAAAG gctatcgtcataaagccaacGCACAGTTTGACATGCTagtgcaggaggccaaggtccaaaaggagaactttGACGCGGTAATTGCTGTAATTAAGCCAGTGCTTGACTGCGTCAACCTGGAACCGGCCACTCAGGACGATGGAAGGCAGCAACGTCTCGACACCGTCATCCAGAGGtgtaaggcagcatgggagaacttcaagaccttCAACCACGATGCCATTACGACCGTCGCTACCTATGTCCTCACGGTTGTCCGGTCCCATTACCCAACCATCGACCTTTAG